A genomic stretch from Amia ocellicauda isolate fAmiCal2 chromosome 23, fAmiCal2.hap1, whole genome shotgun sequence includes:
- the LOC136718796 gene encoding zona pellucida sperm-binding protein 3-like — translation MLRTRASWCGLLVLCVFAGLCDAGRVSKWARAKPAARAKPPARAKAVVRVDSSLFKQQVPPVVWAQCGDSAIQVSVERDLFGTGELIQAADIQLGGCALSGQNDMVLVFQSELQGCGSALSMTEDELVYSFSLNYHPSPIANTGIVRTDPAVVHIECHYLRLHNVSSDALQPTWVPYTSTKSAEDLLDFSLQLMTDDWSSPRPSNVYFLGDVLNIQASVNQASHVPLRLFVDSCVATLTSDPTSSPSYTFIGNYGCLIDAKVTGSSSHFMPRPQDVTKLQMVLDAFRFHNDANSSIYMTCHLKVTAASQAVDNLDKACYPVGNR, via the exons ATGCTACGTACGAGGGCTTCTTGGTGTGGGCtgctagtgctgtgtgtgttcgcTGGGCTCTGCGACGCCGGCAGAGTTTCTAAGTGGGCGAGAGCCAAGCCTGCAGCCAGAGCCAAGCCTCCCGCCAGAGCCAAGGCCGTTGTGCGAGTGGATTCTTCTCTGTTCAAGCAGCAAGTCCCCCCCGTCGTGTGGGCACAGTGCGGGGACAGCGCGATCCAGGTGTCGGTGGAGAGAGACCTGTTCGGTACCGGCGAGCTGATCCAGGCTGCGGATATCCAGCTGGGAGGCTGTGCGCTCAGTGGGCAGAACGACATGGTCCTGGTCTTCCAGTCGGAGCTGCAGGGCTGTGGCAGCGCCCTGTCG ATGACCGAAGACGAGCTGGTTTACAGCTTCTCCCTAAACTACCACCCGTCCCCGATTGCCAACACTGGCATCGTGAGAACCGACCCTGCTGTTGTCCACATCGAGTGTCACTACCTCCG GCTCCACAATGTGAGCAGCGATGCCCTGCAGCCAACCTGGGTCCCATACACCTCCACCAAGTCTGCGGAGGATCTCCTGgacttctccctgcagctcatgaCTG ATGACTGGAGCTCCCCTAGACCCTCCAACGTGTACTTCCTGGGGGACGTCCTGAACATCCAAGCCTCCGTCAACCAGGCCAGCCACGTGCCCCTGCGGCtgtttgtggacagctgtgtggccaccttGACTTCTGACCCGACCTCTTCTCCCAGTTACACTTTCATTGGGAACTATGG TTGCCTGATTGATGCCAAGGTGACGGGCTCCAGTTCTCACTTCATGCCAAGACCTCAGGACGTCACTAAGCTGCAGATGGTGCTTGATGCCTTCAGGTTCCACAATGATGCCAACAGCTCT ATCTACATGACCTGCCACCTGAAGGTGACTGCTGCTTCCCAGGCTGTGGACAACCTGGACAAGGCCTGCTACCCTGTGGGCAACAggtag
- the LOC136718795 gene encoding zona pellucida sperm-binding protein 4-like, whose translation MCGALSRCPYRDDQYQTTLVPVAGSSGLPYPTHYKRFIVQMFTFVDAGSQLPLKAKVFIHCSAAVCQPSATDRCVTPCNQRMRRAVAPVQRASREMAVVSSGEVILTASELPAVDRRASPSEGEEGSFDTLLALSPLMSAPL comes from the exons ATGTGTGGTGCTCTTTCCAGGTGTCCGTACAGAGATGACCAGTACCAGACCACCTTGGTTCCTGTGGCTGGCTCTTCAGGGCTGCCATACCCAACGCACTACAAGCGCTTCATCGTGCAGATGTTCACTTTTGTGGATGCGGGCTCCCAGCTCCCTCTGAAGGCGAAG GTGTTCATCCACtgtagtgcagcagtgtgcCAACCCAGTGCTACTGACCGCTGTGTCACTCCGTGCAACCAGAGAATGA GGAGAGCCGTTGCCCCGGTGCAGAGGGCCTCCAGGGAGATGGCCGTGGTGTCCAGTGGGGAAGTGATCCTGACTGCCTCTGAGCTCCCTGCTGTGGACAGGAGGGCTTCTCCCAgtgaaggtgaggaggggaGCTTTGACACTCTGCTGGCGCTCAGCCCTCTCATGTCTGCACCCTTGTGA